TAGTTTTTTTAATCTAAAGATTTAACTTCTATCCTGTGTTGTTAAAGGCGCGCCCGAGGTGCGCCCGAGGTGTCGGGCGCACAAGTCGCCGAGAAAACCACCTCTACCCACTCGAGGCGGGCGCTGTTCGCCAGGTGCGCGCCTGGGCTTGCCTGGGCGCGCCTTCGCACCTCAACGGAGGCGCGATGAGGCAACGAGGCGCGATCGCAGGCACAATTGCACGCGCGATCATGAACAATATCTATATTCTTAACCAAGAAAAAtgaattagggcacggggagaagaaaaaaatgcaagaagggaagaagagaacgcaagcagaagaagaaaagaacgcaagaacgagaaagaagaagaaacctgAACCGTTCACCGCCGCCGTCGCTGAGTCACGCCGTCGCCCAGATAtggtttttttccttcttttttttgtttttctgttCTTcgattcttcctctcttcttcgttTTCCTTCTGTTATCTTCTTGatatcttcttctcttcttcttcttcttcttctgctatttcttttcttctctttttctcttcttcgttTTCACTTTTTCTtcgtttcttcttcttttttcttttctgtgTTGTGgtatctttttttcttcttctttttctgttTTTGCTTCTCGTTGAGTTGCTTTCGTGTTCTTGCTGCTGCttgattttgttttcttcttcccatTTTTGCTATTTTTGCATATTGTAATCTTGCTTGCTGTccgttttgttatttttttatccTATTTTATCACTTTTGCTGGTTCGTGCTGCTGTCCAGTATTTCATTTGtttttttccatgttttttcattttttaatcttgtttttcttttcttttttcatttttgTATTGCTGGTACACTGTTCTTGTTGTTGTGCTGTCCGTTTTGCTGTATTTTTGATCCTGTTCATCCGTGCTGTAGATGCTATCTAGTTAttaatttacttattttttttctgttttttcattttttttattctgtTTGCTTTTTTTCTAGTTTTTCTATTATAGGTACAGTGTTCTTGTTGTGCTGTCCATTTTTGCTGTATTTTTAGTCCTGTTCGGGCTACTGTCCTATTTTTCATTTGTCTTTTTGTTCTCTTTTTACCGGTACAGTGCTTTTCTATTCCTGACAgggttgattttattttatttttgatttttcaggctattttcttgttcaattatcatggaaggtagtagtgatactccaacatatatatcaaaagatcctggatggaattattttcaaaaagttaatccgaataacaaaaatgatttgatttgtaacttttgtcaaaaagttatcaAAGGGGGTATCTATCGTGCAAAACAACATCTTGTTGGAGGGTTTCGAAATACTACGACTTGCAAAAAATGTCTATCTCATGTACgtgaagaaattaaaattttcatggagaaaaagacggagaaaagtaatctttctaaacttgcgacattggactttgaggatgtagaccctCTTGGTGATAATATTGATATGGATGATATTGGAGCTAAAGTTGTGCCGCCGCCTACAAGTACAAGTACAAGTTCTAGATCAGTGAATATGCAAAAAAAGGCCCAGACAAATAGATCCAATGGATACGTATTTTGCTCCTAATGTGCAAAAAAATATTGAAAGTAGAAAGGGTAAAGAGAGACAAACTATGATAAATGaggcatacaagaaagaattgagGGAAAAAGCTTATATGGCCATAACTGAGTGGATGTATGATGCGGTGATTCCTTTTAATGCCGTTAACTATTCAAGCTTCAAAAAGATGTTGGACTTGGTCGGCCAATATGGTATAGGTCTAAAAGGACCTAGTTATCATGAGGTGCgggttccttttctaaaaaaagaTGTTGATAGTGTGATAAATGATTACATTAAGTCGTGTGAAACAGAATGAGTCAAGTATGGTTGTAGTTTGATGGCAGATGGGTGGACAGACAAAAGGCACAggacattgattaattttttagtgaATTCTCCTAAAGGTTCAGTTTTCATCTAATTAGTTGATGCTTCTGATTATGCAAAGACTGGAGAGAAAATATTTCagttgcttgatcgatttgtggagcgtgtaggagaagcaaatgttgttcaagttgttacGGATAGTGCAAGTAAAAATGTGCTTGCTGGTAAGAAtctatttaattatttcttatcaATATGTGTTTTCTTATACATGTTAAACTTATCTAGTTTTCTAACTTCTTttataggaaaattattagaagcaAAAAGGCCACACTTGTATTGGACTCCTTGTGCTGCTTACTGCGTCAacttgatcttagaagatattggaaaattgcctgattttaaagcaacattgaagaaggcaatgagtgtgaatgcttacatttatgttcgccCAGGCATGGTAAATATGTTGAGGCAATTCACAAGACAAAAAGAGCTTTATCGGGCGGGTGTCACAAGATTTGCTACTACTTTTCTCATTCTTGAAAGGATGCATCTACAGaagcaaaatttaagaaaaatgttcatttcAAAGGATTGGACAGAGAGTAAATGGGCAAAAGAAGTAGCGGGGAAAAAGGTAACTAAAATCATCATGACACTTAGATTTTGGAGCAGTGTTGTGTATATTTTAAAGATATATGGTCTGTGTTCTGAGACTGGTTGATGGGGAAAGAAAACCTGCAATGGGCTATATTTATGAAGCTATGGATAGGGTAAAAGAAACAATTATGAAGGCctttaaggagaaagaagagaaatataAAGAAGTGTTTGAGATCATTGATACGAGATGGGAATGTCAACTTCATTGGCCTTTGCATGCTGTAAGACATTATTTGAATCcagaatatttttattcatatacaGATTCAAATATCTGTGGAGAAGTAGTGAATGGTTTGTTTGAAACTATTGAGAGATTGATTCCAAGCGCTGCTGAGCAAGATAAAATCACTACCCAACTCTCTATATATCGAaaggcagaagggctatttgggAGGAATGTGACAATTAGACACAGAAGAGCATTATCTCCAGCAGAATGGTGGCAATGTTATGGAGCAAATACCCCAGAATTGCAAAAGTTTGCTATTAAAGTGCTTAGCCTCACTTGTAGTGCTTCTGGTTGTGAGCGCAATTGGAGTATATTTGAGCaggtatgtaataaatataaatgtttaatactattagtatgttacttttataagtagaaaatattctttgctattttattatacttattatgatttttaacatttaGTAGATTCACAGCAAAAAAAGGAATAGGCTGGTTCAGCAACGCTTAAATGATTTGGTATTTGTGAAATATAATCGTGCCTTAAAACTTCGGTATGATGCACGTGATAAGATTGACCCCGTCTCTCTGGCAGATATtgatgatagtaatgaatggctgatgggtagaatggatggagaaagtgataatgaagaagatgagttggtttTTGAAGGTGATGACTTAACATGGGACGTCGTTGCTAGGGCTAGTGGAGTTGAAGAGCCTGAATATTGTACTAGAGGAAAAAATATTGCATCCATGACCTCCACTTCACATGCTAGGCCTAAACAAGTTGAGAAGGGAAATACATCTTCCTCTATGAGACACTCATCTCTAAGacttagagatgaagaagaagaagaagaagaagaagaaattgaatttgaaaaagatgaagataaagaagaagaagaatacaatgaggatgatcttgagcttgatgattaatttgacttattacgcttgttttgatgaactttgttagtttaaattagaaagttgaaacttgaaagtttgaaacttttattaattttattatgatgTTGCTTTGCTTCTCATATTTGATATTGATGTGTATGGAATATTAATAGTTATCATATTTGACATAttatatgagtgtgttaataGTTTAGTAGTCATCAACCTTATGTTCAAGAGGTGTGCGCCTCGGGCGCGCCTCGCGCCTTGGGCTCTAGTAGCCCCTTTGCGCATCGGTGCGCCTCGCGCCTCTAACAACACTGCTTCTATCTCTCTAAAtcaacaaaattttattataggTTTAGCTTAAAAAAATTGACATAAAGAGTAAACTTAGTTGCATTTGATTTGTCTTCATTTCAACATACTAGACCTTATACGTAAAAAGGGTAGCATTCAGGAAGAACTTGAAAAATATTGCAATTGAAGCTGTTGTGTTATGCTTGCACAGTTAGATTATTagtataatttagttaatttctaTAAGATatcaaaataatagaaataaatagCATTACAAATGTGCACATATTATATTCTTTATACATATTTAACTTAGGACTGTTCATGGTATTCGTTATAACTCAGTGTTGAGGCATCCTTTCACTTTTTATCcccttattttttaaaagaaaaactaaataTTGCTTAAGAAAATGAAGCATGAAGGACACAGATTACAATTTCCACAACGACAACAGCAGATCCAAATAGCATATACACACCAAGGAAGCATTTCCACAACGACAACTTTCCATCTTTTGCTTCCCACGCTATTAAACAATGTCTGCTCTCTCGCCAACGGCGAGACCGGAACATGATTCCTTCAGTACTTAATTCTGCAACGTTGCTGTCCGAATGGAATGGAATGCAATGCAATGCAAAGGCAAACGCTATGGAGGAGTCTTCGTAGGGGTTGTCCACTGTGTTAAAAGATACGGATGTGGAAATTGTCTTACTCGTTGACATCATTGATCGGAGTAACTTCCAATTGATTTGTTCTTATTTTTATTCGTCACGAGTTTGTCAGTGTCTAGAGAAGAGCGAATGGGGGCAGCGCACAAGTGGCTGGATGAGATCCGGTAGACTTGGGAAGCCATCAATGGGAGGAGATCTGCAAAAGATCCATGGTCATGTGAAGGGCACTTGAAGATGAAGAGGAAGTGGAGTGTATGCTTTTGTTTAATTATGAGAAATTTTAGTTGATTCTCaagtttaattataattattagttGCTTTAGATatacaataattaaaataaatttaaaatatattaaacaaaataagaaattttatttattattttacttaaattaatttaaaataaactttGACTATAAAtcaaaaaactaattttaattttatttattgttttaattaattaattaattaatttacatttgaaagCACGAGAAAACACTCAATCTATAGATCCCACctctaataaaaaaatattaaaaaattatataccaAACTTAATCTTGTGGTGTAAAACCAATTTTTAGAAGTGTTAATACGtcctaaattaattttaaaaataaaaaattttgtgaaattaaaaaatatttttaaattttagggtttagggtttgtgaaattaaaaataaaaaattattatatattatgtAGGTAAGTCGATAATTTTTAATCACACTAAAAATTGCTTATTTAACTGTGATACAAAGAGTATTGAAAGCTACCACTACATATTCAAGTGAGCCAATTGGATGGtaaattagattaaaattaaagaaGATTCAACGAGATCACTTCTTTTGATCAAGTTGACCGgataatctttcaaaattaacctATCAATTTTCTTGGCAGAACATCCAATCCGCCAATCTTTCTAGCAGAGTAGTCGACCCCCCAGTCTTCATGATAGAGCATCCAACTAGTCAGTCTTCTTAACAGAGTATTCGATCAGTCAGTCTTCATGGCAGAACAGTCAACTAGTCTGCATGGCTGAACCGAGTGACCAATCTTTCTGGCTGAGCAAAGCAGAGCATACAAGTCTTCCTAACAGAACATAGACGATCAGTCTTAGCTGACCAGTCTTCTTGATCGAGCATAGCAGAACCAATTAGTTTTCTTGGTTGAACAGAACAGAGTCAACTAATCTTCCTAACTGAGCAGAGCAAAGTTGACCAGTTATGGCCGAACAGAGCCGACTAATCTTTTTGGTAACGTAGGGTTGACCAATCTTTTTGGCATAGCAGAGTCAACTAATCTTCCTAGCAAAGCAGAGCTAACCAATCTTCCAAGTTGagcaaagcatagtcgatcagtCTTCCTATAGAGCAAAGCTTGTTTGATCgtgaattcgctagagggggtgaatagcgattaaaaaaatttatcgaGAGTACACAACGGAATAATCACGAAAACAACAATATTAACACAAaagcaatttacttggttcggagccttggtcgactcctactccaaggtccacactcgttgagtacttgcgttgggcaatccactagcaattcgaaatattacaGATGAAAgtacaattgaaaaaaaaaattaccgaCAACAATAAGGAATAAAAAAGAAAGAGGCGTCTTGTCGAAGGAGCTTCGTAGCGTCGCAGTAGTGTAGCACGACAGAGCAAtcgttggaagatcttgttgttcgTTGTTCTTTGCTACAGGCACCCTCCtaatataggaggctcggggcgccatgatcccttccggacgcctggAGTGTGACATAACCCAGCCAACCATGAAGCTCCACGCGCCGACGTGCATTTGAGGATAAAATTTACCTCTAAGCGCCTGGATcacttccgggcacccagacctccGGAcgtccggatcccttccgagtgcccagacctccggacgcccggacccttgttttccagtaatgtaacgacccgccttctactactagactGTAAagtcgaatcgctacagttatgctgtgctatactgtgcggaaagttgatctaatttaaatttttgctaaactattaacttcagatcgatccacagaccgatctactgatactggtacggtaggaaactccggatcgttcaaccgaccgatccataactaggctgtaattctgtacgctgctggatcggtctgtcgaccgatccagctggtccctgatcggtcagtcaGACCGAttagtggcttactgatcggtctgctgaccgatcagtgagccgcgatccagctcctgatcgatccacggatcgatcagggaacgaacagaaagtttctgttcgcagaaaccagatcgctgatcggtctaccgaccgatcagaggcgCCCTGATCGGACTACTGATCGATCAGGGATCTGATCGAATCAGAAATCTGATTCAGTACGGTTCGTGCCCCGATCaaagactccctgatcggtctgctgaccgatcaggggtttctgatttcaggctgaaactctgatttcagcagatttcgtgccaaaatcagtgaaacactctacaaatgctaataactattctatcatgcattgggtaacattcaagacataatattaagcatgttcactagttcataccattaaccataccaggatgcgaagcataagggaaaagagacaagactttaataactatacttgctacaagttctaatgcgtagtaaaataaaactagatccctaggatcttcattccagttcctgccacacacaccatcctttgcattgtcctccagcctccactgctagtccatctttcctttacctttatctgcagtataaggaaaagtagaatctgtaagcttaaagcttagtaagaaaccatctacctcactaaatcatgcacacgatgcagatatgattttaaatcatgctgtttgaaaaaaacatactgaatatgcaagcatggcatggcatggtatcatacaaagcatggcataacataagctgaacataagctatcataaggtataaacaaggaagagctaaactgaagctaaactgatactgaaatcaacctcaactaatataactaattttgagttttgaaaactatttcataataagtgaaaatacataatcatgctgtttgggcccggcaactgtacttgctgtgcgcgcatccctaactagacccgggtttgcaagtcccgaatttagtagggttaactaggttatctaaacctagggacgactgtgggagtccaacccaatggatatctgatccagtacagtgccactgaaaataaaatactgaatatagctaactgttttaacttgctgtttctaggttatctgaacctagagctaggttatctgaacctagaggcgactatgggagcccacccattggaccgtagtcccataaaactgaactaaactaatgtgctgttttaaatgcttctaatacatttaactgatctattaaacataacttaggtggtatttagctacactaacattttaccgaacacttggtgtgctccaactctctcctctaatagggaggtcacctctaggcacccgacaacgtctagaatctccaactaaaggagaacaacgtgtccggcccgtctagaggtgctcaactagatccctaatcctcgaggagggtttaaacacaccctaagtgccgaaaaacctgcatatagctaaaactaatgcgtaggaaatcaaacggagctattatactgcaggtgaggggtttcttacctcctgttcgtaatttcttacgattctattggctagaattccggtggagatgaccttctcgacgatccgatcacgtcttcgcgttcctctcgcggagaagaacctctttcgtgttggagtcgtcgccggaagatgaacctatggaccttgggctagggcgccgagagaaggagagggagaggtgtgggcggcggtgaggttttggagagggagagttgcgtgaggtttttgtgaggagggggctgccgaaccaaattaaaccaaacccaacttaagttcccaatttatattaagtggattattgaacccaactctaatataaatataattggttcctctttctttcagcacggccctgctgggttcacccggTTACTAATATTATCCCTAAACCACAGGTcttgggttcgattcccgcctaagctattttgcggttctatttatttttgctgttcccgctactcga
This region of Zingiber officinale cultivar Zhangliang chromosome 9A, Zo_v1.1, whole genome shotgun sequence genomic DNA includes:
- the LOC122019507 gene encoding uncharacterized protein LOC122019507 gives rise to the protein MVCVLRLVDGERKPAMGYIYEAMDRVKETIMKAFKEKEEKYKEVFEIIDTRWECQLHWPLHAVRHYLNPEYFYSYTDSNICGEVVNGLFETIERLIPSAAEQDKITTQLSIYRKAEGLFGRNVTIRHRRALSPAEWWQCYGANTPELQKFAIKVLSLTCSASGCERNWSIFEQIHSKKRNRLVQQRLNDLVFVKYNRALKLRYDARDKIDPVSLADIDDMSREERMGAAHKWLDEIR